GGCGCGACACCGTGGGCGAAGCGGTCACCCACGTGCGCAACTGCAACATCAACTACACCAACATCTGCCAGCACCGCTGCGGCTTCTGCGCCTTCGCCAAGAGCCACGCCGCCTCCACGCTGCGCGGCCCGGCCTACCGGCTCGAAGCCGAGCAGGTCGCCGCCCGTGCGCTCGAAGCCTGGGCACGCGGCGCCACCGAGGTGTGCATGCAGGGCGGCATCCACCCGCACTACACCGGCGACACCTACCTCGAGCTGCTGGCGGCGGTGAAGCGCGCGACGCCCGACATGCACATCCATGCCTTCTCGCCGCTGGAGATCCGTCACGGCGCCGCCACCCTCGGCCTGTCGCTGCACGACTACCTGCGCCGCCTGCGCGACGCCGGCCTGCGCACGCTGCCGGGCACGGCGGCGGAGATCCTCGACGACGAGGTGCGCGCGATCATCTGCCCGGACAAGCTCGACACCGCACAATGGCTCGAGGTAATGGAGGCCGCGCACGCGGTCGGCATCCGCAGCACCGCGACCATCATGTTCGGCCATGTGGATGCGCCGCGGCACTGGGCGCGCCACCTGCTCGCCATCCGCCGCCTGCAGGCGAAGACCGGCGGCTTCACCGAGTTCGTGCCGCTGCCCTTCGTGCATATGGAGTCGCCGCTGTGGCACAAGGGCCGCGCCCGCTCGGGCCCGACGCTGCGCGAGTCGGTGCTGATGCACGCGGTCGCGCGCCTGGTGCTGCATCCGCTGATCCCGAACATCCAGACCTCGTGGGTCAAGATGGGCGGCGAAGGCGCGGCGCTCTGCCTGCAGGCCGGCGCCAACGACCTCGGCGGCACGCTGATGTACGAATCGATCACGCGCGCAGCGGGCGGCGCCAACGGCCAGCTGATGGAGACCGCCGACCTGCGTGCGATCGCGGCGCGCTGCGAACGTCCGCTGCGCCAGCGCACCACCCTCTACGAGGCGGTGCCGCCTGCGGCCGATGGGGCCGCGGCCGATCCACCTCAACGCCCGCGGCAGGCGCATAGGCTGCACGCGACCGCCTGACCCCCCACGCTCCTCGCAGTACCGAACCGCGCCGCCCCGGTGGCGCGGCCGGCCCCTCTCGTCCCTAGATCCCGCAACAAGCTGGAGAATCCATGACACTCACCCACCTGCAACGGCTCGAAGCCGAAAGCATCCACATCCTGCGCGAAGTTGTCGCCGAGGCCGACAACCCGGTCATGCTGTATTCGATCGGCAAGGACAGCGCGGTCATGCTGCACCTGGCGATGAAGGCCTTCTACCCGGCGGTGCCGCCCTTTCCGCTGCTGCACGTCGATACGCGCTGGAAATTCCAGGAGATGTACCGCTTCCGCACCCGCATGGCGCAGGAGACGGGCATGGACCTGCTGGTGCACATCAACCCCGAGGGCGTCGAGAAGGACATCAACCCCTTCACCCACGGCTCGGCGATCCACACCGACATCATGAAGACCGAGGGCCTCAAGCAGGCGCTCGACCAATACGGCTTCGACGTGGCCTTCGGCGGCGCGCGACGCGACGAGGAGAAGTCGCGCGCCAAGGAGCGCGTGTTCTCGTTCCGCACCGCCCAGCACCGCTGGGACCCGAAGAACCAGCGTCCCGAGCTGTGGAAGCTCTACAACGCCAGGAGGCACAAGGGCGAGTCGATCCGTGTGTTCCCGCTGTCGAACTGGACCGAGCTCGACATCTGGCAGTACATCTACCTGGAGAACATCCCGATTGTGCCGCTGTACTACGCCGCCGAGCGGCCGGTCGTCGAGCGCGACGGCACGCTGATCATGGTCGATGACCACCGCATGCCGCTCAAGCCCGGCGAGGTGCCGATGATGAAGAAGGTGCGCTTCCGCACTCTGGGCTGCTACCCGCTGACCGGTGCGGTGGAGTCCGAAGCCGACACGCTGCCGGCGATCATCCAGGAGATGCTCCTCACCCGGACCTCCGAGCGCCAGGGCCGCGTGATCGACCACGATTCCGCCGCTTCCATGGAAAAGAAAAAGCAAGAGGGGTATTTCTGATGGCACACGTTTCCGACCTCATCGCCACCGACATCGAGCAGTACCTGAAGGCGCACGAACACAAGAGCCTGCTGCGCTTCATCACCTGCGGCAGCGTGGACGACGGCAAGAGCACGCTGATCGGCCGCCTGCTCTATGAATCGAAGATGCTGTTCGAGGACCAGCTCGCCGCGGTCGAGGCCGACTCGAAGAAGTTCGGCACCCAGGGCGACCAGATCGACTTCGCGCTGCTGGTCGATGGCCTCGCCGCCGAGCGCGAGCAGGGCATCACGATCGACGTGGCCTACCGCTTCTTCTCCACCGACAAGCGCAAGTTCATCGTCGCCGACACCCCGGGCCACGAGCAGTACACCCGCAACATGGTCACCGGCGCCTCCACGGCCGATGTGGCCATCCTGATGGTCGATGCGCGCAAGGGCATCCTGACGCAGACTCGCCGCCACAGCTACCTGGTGTCGCTGCTGGGCATCCGCCACATCGTGGTGGCGATCAACAAGATGGACCTGGTCGACTATTCGGAGAAGGTCTTCCGCGACATCCGCGAGGACTATTCCGCCTTCGCCGCGCAGATCGGCCTCGAGGACGTGAGCTTCATCCCGCTGTCGGCCTTCAAGGGCGACAACATCATCGAGCCGAGCAGCGCGATGCCCTGGTACCACGGCAGCACGCTGATGGGCTACCTGGAGACGGTCGAGATCGACGACGCGCGCATGCAGCGCGCCCCCTTCCGCCTCCCGGTGCAGTGGGTCAACCGCCCGAACCTGGATTTCCGCGGCTTCGCCGGCCAGGTGGCGAGCGGCGTGATCCGCCCGGGCGACCGCATCCGCGTGCAGCCCTCGGGGCGCGAGAGCACGGTGGCGCGCATCGTCACCCACGGCGGCGACCTGCC
This region of Thauera sp. JM12B12 genomic DNA includes:
- the cysD gene encoding sulfate adenylyltransferase subunit CysD, with amino-acid sequence MTLTHLQRLEAESIHILREVVAEADNPVMLYSIGKDSAVMLHLAMKAFYPAVPPFPLLHVDTRWKFQEMYRFRTRMAQETGMDLLVHINPEGVEKDINPFTHGSAIHTDIMKTEGLKQALDQYGFDVAFGGARRDEEKSRAKERVFSFRTAQHRWDPKNQRPELWKLYNARRHKGESIRVFPLSNWTELDIWQYIYLENIPIVPLYYAAERPVVERDGTLIMVDDHRMPLKPGEVPMMKKVRFRTLGCYPLTGAVESEADTLPAIIQEMLLTRTSERQGRVIDHDSAASMEKKKQEGYF